One Erysipelothrix amsterdamensis DNA window includes the following coding sequences:
- the rpoC gene encoding DNA-directed RNA polymerase subunit beta', with protein MSINNFDSIQLALASPERILEWSHGEVKKPETINYRSQKPERDGLFCEKIFGPTKDWECYCGKYKKVRYRGVICDRCGVEVTKSAVRRERMGHITLAAPVAHIWYLRGIPSRMSLLLNITPKILEEVVYFVKWVIVDPKKSGLQYKQIIDDREYREYINQYGPNGFVAQAGGEGIKSLLENMDLEKERNEILDLLENAKGDKRKKLIRRLETVEAFINSDNMPEWMVLTELPVIPPDLRPMLQLDGGRFAASDANDLYRRVITRNNRLKRLLEMGTPQVIVQNEKRMLQEAVDALIDNGRRSKPVTGAGGRPLKSLSHSLKGKQGRFRANLLGKRVDFSGRSVIAVGPDLKMYECGIPKEMAIQLFKPFVVNEMKVRGISNNAKAAEKLIERQDPRVWDIVEEVIQDHPVLLNRAPTLHRLGIQAFKPKMIEGRAIRLHPLVTPAFNADFDGDQMAVHVPLSEMAQAEAELLMLGSRNILGPKDGKPIVTPSQDMVLGNFYLNMEESPEEFEEKALQCEARGDMEEGAKWRRFGENQGKAFRDINEAQLAYEHELIHLHTRICVRASSLKKSTLSAKQNEMYLVTTLGKLIFNDMFPSDFPYLNEVSPDNFKAIPDKFFVAMGQDVREIISAMPLNNDFKKKDLEKIIKEIFDRYSIDKTAEILDNIKDLGFRYSTVAGMTVALSDINVAPNKEKYVEEGKEQAAKLMKQYKRGRLTAQEWEGKLMTLWDGIKGRVGAELMDELARKNPINMMATSGARGNVSNFTQLSGMRGLMGKPTQSKSKSGYQSSIIEVPIYSSFREGLNVSEFFVSTHGVRKGLTDTALKTAESGYLTRRLVDVAQDVTIVEDDCYSDNGFLVEEILDRKSNTVVESLHDRLVGRYIKETIVDPKTKEVIIEEDEYIDEFAAKRIVNSGIKQVRIRSVFSCESKHGICKKCYGRNMATGEIVEVGEAVGIVAAQSIGEPGTQLTMRTFHTGGVAVAGGEDITQGLPRVEELFEARSPKLGAAISEISGRITDIRNAEDGFGYIITVANDKTSVEHHTLPHQPARGWLKVGSEVSAGEKLTEGSVDPKKLMEYAGRLDVQKYILKEVKKVYQSGGIEISDKHIEVMINQMMRKVIVIDGQDTGISPGVQMHVDNMTQINEDILMEGKNPARYRPVLLGISKASVETESFLSAASFQETTKVLTDAAIKSKIDPLMGLKENVIIGKKIPAGTGSELYRESTEMVKELAEIKRQERIERNTIEEEDSVISEIIRG; from the coding sequence ATGAGTATTAATAATTTTGACTCGATACAACTCGCTTTAGCGTCCCCTGAGCGCATTCTAGAATGGTCTCATGGAGAAGTTAAAAAACCAGAAACAATTAACTATCGTTCACAAAAACCTGAACGAGATGGATTGTTCTGTGAAAAGATTTTTGGTCCTACAAAGGATTGGGAATGTTACTGTGGTAAGTACAAGAAAGTACGCTACCGTGGTGTTATTTGTGACCGTTGTGGTGTTGAAGTAACGAAATCAGCTGTACGTCGTGAACGTATGGGACATATTACTTTAGCTGCACCTGTTGCACACATTTGGTATCTACGTGGTATTCCATCACGAATGAGTTTATTACTAAACATTACCCCTAAAATTTTAGAAGAAGTTGTTTACTTCGTAAAATGGGTAATTGTCGATCCTAAGAAATCAGGATTACAATACAAACAAATTATTGATGACCGCGAATATCGTGAATACATCAATCAATACGGACCAAATGGTTTCGTAGCTCAAGCAGGTGGAGAAGGTATCAAATCCTTGCTTGAAAATATGGATTTAGAAAAAGAACGTAATGAAATTCTTGATTTATTGGAAAATGCTAAAGGGGATAAACGTAAGAAGTTAATTCGTCGTCTTGAAACTGTTGAAGCATTCATTAATTCTGATAACATGCCAGAATGGATGGTACTGACTGAACTTCCAGTTATTCCACCAGATTTACGTCCGATGTTACAACTTGATGGTGGACGTTTTGCTGCTTCAGATGCAAACGATTTATACCGTCGTGTAATTACACGTAATAACCGTCTAAAACGTTTACTTGAAATGGGAACACCACAAGTTATCGTTCAAAACGAAAAGCGTATGCTTCAAGAAGCTGTTGATGCATTAATCGACAATGGCCGTCGTTCAAAACCTGTTACAGGTGCTGGTGGACGTCCTCTAAAATCACTTTCACACAGTCTTAAAGGGAAACAAGGTCGTTTCCGTGCCAACTTGCTTGGTAAACGTGTAGACTTCTCAGGTCGTTCAGTTATCGCTGTTGGACCGGATCTTAAGATGTATGAATGTGGTATTCCTAAAGAAATGGCAATTCAACTCTTTAAACCATTTGTTGTTAATGAGATGAAAGTTCGTGGAATTAGTAATAATGCTAAAGCTGCTGAAAAACTTATTGAACGTCAAGATCCACGTGTTTGGGATATAGTTGAAGAAGTAATTCAAGATCACCCAGTGCTCTTAAACCGTGCCCCTACACTTCACCGTCTTGGTATTCAAGCCTTTAAACCTAAAATGATTGAAGGTCGTGCAATTCGTCTTCACCCTCTTGTAACACCTGCGTTTAACGCGGACTTTGATGGTGACCAAATGGCGGTTCACGTTCCATTATCAGAAATGGCTCAAGCAGAAGCAGAATTGCTCATGCTTGGTTCACGTAATATTCTTGGACCTAAAGATGGTAAACCTATTGTTACACCATCCCAAGATATGGTTCTTGGAAACTTCTACTTAAACATGGAAGAATCCCCAGAAGAATTTGAAGAAAAAGCATTACAATGTGAAGCTCGTGGTGATATGGAAGAAGGCGCAAAATGGCGTCGTTTTGGTGAGAACCAAGGTAAAGCATTCCGTGACATCAATGAGGCACAACTTGCTTATGAACATGAGTTGATTCACTTACATACTCGTATTTGTGTTCGTGCATCATCACTTAAAAAATCAACATTAAGTGCAAAACAAAATGAGATGTATCTTGTTACTACACTTGGTAAATTAATCTTTAACGATATGTTCCCAAGTGACTTCCCATACTTGAACGAAGTGTCACCTGATAACTTCAAAGCAATACCCGATAAATTCTTTGTTGCGATGGGACAAGATGTTCGTGAAATTATCAGTGCAATGCCACTGAATAATGATTTCAAGAAAAAAGATCTCGAAAAAATTATCAAAGAAATCTTTGATCGTTACTCAATTGATAAAACAGCTGAAATCTTAGATAACATTAAAGACTTAGGTTTCCGTTATTCAACTGTTGCGGGTATGACTGTTGCGTTAAGTGATATCAATGTTGCCCCTAACAAAGAAAAATATGTTGAAGAGGGGAAAGAACAAGCTGCTAAATTAATGAAACAATATAAACGCGGACGATTAACAGCTCAAGAGTGGGAAGGTAAACTGATGACTCTATGGGATGGTATTAAAGGACGCGTCGGTGCGGAATTAATGGACGAACTTGCTCGTAAAAACCCTATCAATATGATGGCGACATCCGGTGCTCGTGGTAACGTTTCTAACTTTACTCAGTTATCCGGTATGCGTGGTTTAATGGGTAAACCTACTCAATCAAAATCAAAATCAGGCTATCAATCATCAATTATTGAAGTTCCAATCTACTCATCATTCCGTGAAGGTCTAAACGTTAGTGAATTCTTCGTTTCTACTCACGGTGTGCGTAAGGGACTAACGGATACTGCTCTTAAAACTGCGGAATCTGGATATCTTACACGTCGTCTTGTTGACGTTGCGCAAGATGTTACAATCGTTGAAGATGATTGCTATAGCGATAACGGTTTCCTTGTAGAGGAAATTCTAGATCGTAAATCAAATACAGTTGTTGAATCATTACATGACCGTCTTGTTGGACGATACATTAAAGAAACAATTGTCGATCCAAAAACTAAAGAAGTTATTATCGAAGAAGACGAATATATCGATGAATTTGCTGCGAAACGTATTGTGAATTCAGGAATTAAACAAGTTCGAATTCGTTCTGTATTCTCATGTGAATCAAAACATGGTATCTGTAAAAAATGTTACGGACGTAACATGGCTACAGGTGAAATTGTTGAGGTTGGAGAAGCAGTCGGTATCGTAGCGGCTCAATCAATCGGGGAACCAGGTACACAGCTAACCATGCGTACTTTCCATACTGGTGGGGTTGCGGTTGCTGGTGGAGAAGATATCACTCAAGGTCTTCCACGTGTTGAGGAACTCTTTGAAGCACGTTCACCAAAACTAGGTGCTGCGATTTCTGAAATTTCCGGACGTATTACGGACATCCGTAATGCTGAAGATGGTTTCGGTTATATCATTACCGTCGCAAACGATAAAACATCTGTTGAACACCATACATTACCACATCAACCTGCTCGTGGCTGGTTAAAAGTTGGTTCTGAGGTTTCAGCCGGTGAAAAACTAACAGAAGGTTCTGTAGATCCTAAGAAACTTATGGAATATGCAGGCCGTCTCGATGTACAAAAATACATTCTAAAAGAAGTTAAAAAAGTTTACCAAAGTGGTGGTATCGAAATCTCTGATAAGCACATTGAAGTTATGATTAATCAAATGATGCGTAAAGTTATCGTTATTGACGGACAAGACACAGGAATTTCTCCTGGAGTTCAAATGCACGTTGATAATATGACTCAAATCAATGAAGATATCCTCATGGAAGGTAAGAACCCTGCACGTTATCGTCCAGTGTTACTTGGTATTTCTAAAGCTTCTGTTGAAACTGAATCATTCTTATCTGCTGCTTCATTCCAAGAAACTACAAAAGTTCTTACGGATGCTGCAATCAAGTCTAAGATTGATCCACTCATGGGTCTTAAAGAAAATGTTATCATTGGTAAGAAAATTCCAGCGGGAACAGGTTCTGAATTATACCGTGAATCAACCGAAATGGTTAAAGAATTGGCAGAAATTAAGCGCCAAGAACGTATTGAACGAAATACAATTGAAGAAGAAGATTCAGTTATCAGCGAAATTATTCGCGGATAA
- the rpoB gene encoding DNA-directed RNA polymerase subunit beta: MEKNQVYSVKKFGNKATRRDYSQVSGTLELPNLVEIQTDAYEWFKNEGLFEVFNEIYPIQSYNENVKLKFIDYSFGEPKYNVDECRSREANYAAPLRATMRLEVINKQTGEVIEKEEEVFLGDLPLMTETGTFIINGAERVIVSQIVRSPGAYFKSENDDKTGRDTFMSELIPSRGTWLEFMSDDRKAANGRVINMKVDRKRTIVSTILFKSFGLSLDLQEGEDAFDTHSFKTFLNAMNLPVYDEWEEIDSEKREFLTLYALLYTAFFGNYPEIVNSLVLDKTVTFEDSLRVMYENQRADEIPTTDGAINLMNAKFLDPRRYDLNKAGRYKIHKKLEVYNRVNGTVLTSDIKDINGNVVFEKGTHITRRDDVLKLREVLREGGHMNVFPLKNIFSAPDVRDITVDGTLHLVGRILSKDVDGDDFEFERGTVLTASDIETLKGEDIQIYTGIMAKEVVITKDNVWAVLNYSQRLYTVGRILNASGADMMSAKGNLVADRFTPNYNVPKINKTNEKLIVDSLEDGPVTMWLVGAAMQELFVAQEDDETEIVKIVGIDPLLEKTTIVASDIYATYSYFLNFIDGVGNEDDIDQLGNRRIRTVGELIQNQFRIGLSRMERVVKERMSISSDSSNLTPKNLTNVRPLTAMVKEFFSSSQLSQFMDQLNPLAELTNKRRISALGPGGLTRDRAGFEVRDVHTSHYGRICPIETPEGPNIGLISNLTSYGKIDKYGFIQTPYRIVTPDGKVTEDIIYLSADDEFEYVIAQANEVQDHKLVNEEVVVRYRGENILAHRDTVELIDVSPKQIVSVATAAIPFLENDDASRALMGANMQRQAVPLLKPNSPFVGTGIEHRIAKDSGSAVICHEDGIVSYVDANRVIVNGVSGKERTYLLQKFRRSNQGTCINQKPLVALGEKVSNGDILADGPSMQNGELALGQNVTVAFMTWNGYNYEDAIIMSERLVKEDVYTSIHIEEYTLEVRETKLGPEEITRDIPNVSEVACRHLDARGIVMIGAEVKEGDILVGKVTPKGQSEISPEEKLLLAIFGEKSREVRDNSLKVPHGGSGIVQDIKIFSRAEGHDLPPGVSESVKVYIVQKRKIHEGDKMAGRHGNKGVISKILPVEDMPYMEDGTPVDIMLNPLGVPSRMNIGQILELHLGIAAKNLNIKFATSVFDGIETDELFNIMKEGNVSPDGKMVLYDGQTGERYDERISVGVMYMLKLSHMIDDKLHARATGPYSLVTQQPLGGKAQNGGQRFGEMEVWALYAYGAANTLQEILTIKSDDVNGRTKTYAAIQNGEDIPEPGIPESFRVLKHELQALALDVKFLDENKEEIKESLVDGDEEVASAPSQDVPQPEIVVEIEETNEVESLNLDEQA, from the coding sequence ATGGAGAAAAACCAAGTATATAGTGTAAAGAAATTTGGTAATAAGGCTACCCGTCGTGATTATTCTCAAGTTAGTGGAACCTTAGAATTGCCTAATTTGGTAGAAATTCAAACGGATGCGTATGAATGGTTTAAAAACGAGGGACTCTTTGAAGTTTTTAACGAAATCTATCCTATTCAAAGCTATAATGAAAATGTAAAACTAAAGTTCATTGATTATTCTTTTGGTGAACCTAAATATAACGTAGACGAATGCCGATCACGCGAAGCAAACTATGCTGCGCCACTTCGAGCTACAATGCGTCTAGAAGTAATTAATAAACAAACTGGTGAAGTTATTGAAAAAGAAGAAGAGGTGTTCCTCGGTGATCTTCCTTTAATGACAGAAACAGGAACCTTTATTATTAATGGAGCGGAACGAGTTATTGTTTCGCAAATTGTGCGTTCTCCTGGAGCGTATTTTAAGTCTGAAAATGATGATAAAACAGGTCGTGACACGTTCATGTCCGAATTAATTCCAAGTCGTGGTACTTGGTTAGAATTTATGAGTGATGATCGTAAAGCGGCTAATGGTCGAGTTATTAACATGAAAGTTGACCGTAAGCGTACAATCGTTTCCACAATTCTTTTCAAGTCTTTTGGTTTAAGTCTTGATTTACAAGAAGGTGAAGATGCGTTTGATACACACTCATTTAAAACGTTCTTAAACGCTATGAATTTACCTGTTTATGATGAATGGGAAGAAATTGATAGCGAAAAACGTGAATTCTTAACTTTATATGCGTTACTCTATACAGCATTCTTTGGAAACTATCCTGAGATTGTTAACTCATTAGTATTAGATAAAACTGTTACGTTCGAAGATTCATTACGTGTAATGTATGAAAACCAACGTGCTGATGAAATTCCTACAACTGACGGTGCTATCAACTTGATGAACGCGAAGTTCTTAGATCCACGCCGTTATGACCTTAATAAAGCAGGTCGTTATAAAATTCATAAAAAACTCGAAGTTTACAACCGTGTAAATGGAACAGTTCTTACAAGTGATATTAAAGATATTAACGGTAATGTTGTTTTTGAAAAAGGAACTCACATTACACGCCGTGATGATGTCTTAAAATTACGTGAAGTATTACGCGAAGGCGGACATATGAACGTATTCCCACTTAAGAATATCTTCTCAGCACCTGATGTTCGTGATATTACAGTTGATGGTACGCTTCATTTAGTTGGACGTATTTTATCAAAAGATGTCGATGGTGATGATTTTGAGTTTGAACGCGGAACTGTTCTTACAGCAAGCGACATTGAAACCTTAAAAGGCGAAGATATTCAAATTTATACAGGTATTATGGCTAAAGAAGTCGTGATAACTAAAGATAACGTATGGGCAGTTCTTAACTACTCACAACGCTTATATACTGTTGGACGTATTCTTAATGCTTCTGGCGCAGATATGATGTCTGCAAAAGGTAATTTAGTTGCGGATCGTTTCACACCAAATTACAATGTACCGAAGATTAATAAAACAAATGAAAAATTGATTGTTGATTCATTAGAAGACGGACCTGTAACAATGTGGTTAGTTGGAGCAGCAATGCAAGAATTATTTGTTGCACAAGAAGATGATGAAACAGAAATTGTTAAGATTGTTGGTATTGATCCATTACTTGAAAAAACAACAATCGTAGCTTCAGATATCTATGCTACATATTCATATTTCTTAAACTTCATTGATGGTGTTGGTAATGAAGACGATATTGACCAATTAGGTAACCGTCGTATTCGTACTGTTGGAGAATTAATCCAAAATCAATTCCGTATTGGTTTAAGCCGTATGGAACGTGTTGTTAAGGAACGTATGTCAATCTCTTCAGATTCATCAAACTTAACACCGAAAAATCTTACAAACGTTCGTCCATTAACGGCAATGGTTAAAGAGTTCTTCTCTTCATCTCAATTGTCACAATTTATGGACCAATTGAACCCACTTGCAGAACTTACAAACAAACGTCGTATTTCAGCTTTAGGACCGGGTGGACTTACCCGTGACCGTGCTGGTTTCGAAGTTCGAGATGTTCATACATCACACTACGGTCGTATTTGTCCAATCGAAACACCTGAAGGACCGAATATCGGGTTGATTTCGAACTTAACTTCATATGGAAAAATTGACAAGTATGGATTTATTCAAACACCATACCGAATCGTTACTCCAGATGGAAAAGTTACTGAAGATATTATCTACTTATCTGCAGATGATGAATTTGAATATGTTATTGCGCAAGCGAACGAAGTTCAAGATCACAAACTTGTGAATGAAGAAGTTGTTGTTCGTTACCGTGGTGAAAATATTCTTGCACACCGCGATACGGTAGAACTTATTGACGTGAGTCCAAAACAAATCGTTTCTGTTGCGACCGCAGCGATTCCATTCTTGGAAAATGATGATGCTTCTCGTGCCCTCATGGGTGCCAACATGCAACGTCAAGCTGTTCCGCTTTTAAAACCGAATTCACCATTTGTTGGTACGGGTATTGAACACCGTATTGCGAAGGATTCAGGGAGTGCGGTAATTTGTCATGAAGACGGAATCGTTTCTTATGTTGATGCAAACCGCGTTATTGTAAACGGAGTATCAGGAAAAGAACGTACTTATTTACTACAAAAATTTAGACGATCAAACCAAGGAACATGTATTAACCAAAAACCTTTAGTGGCTCTTGGTGAAAAAGTTTCAAATGGTGACATCCTTGCGGATGGTCCATCCATGCAAAATGGTGAGCTTGCTCTTGGTCAAAACGTTACAGTCGCATTTATGACTTGGAACGGTTATAACTATGAAGATGCGATCATCATGAGTGAACGTCTTGTAAAAGAAGATGTTTATACATCAATTCATATTGAAGAATACACACTTGAAGTTCGTGAGACAAAACTTGGACCTGAAGAAATTACACGTGATATACCAAACGTGAGTGAAGTCGCATGTCGTCATCTTGACGCGCGCGGAATCGTTATGATTGGTGCCGAAGTAAAAGAAGGCGATATCCTTGTTGGTAAAGTTACACCTAAAGGACAAAGCGAAATTTCTCCGGAAGAAAAATTATTACTTGCAATCTTCGGTGAAAAATCACGTGAAGTACGTGATAACTCACTCAAAGTTCCACATGGTGGATCAGGTATCGTTCAAGATATCAAAATCTTTAGCCGCGCAGAAGGGCATGACTTGCCACCTGGAGTAAGTGAATCTGTTAAGGTTTACATCGTTCAAAAACGTAAAATCCATGAAGGTGACAAGATGGCTGGACGTCACGGTAATAAAGGGGTTATCTCTAAGATTCTTCCTGTAGAAGATATGCCATACATGGAAGATGGTACACCTGTTGATATTATGCTTAACCCTCTTGGGGTTCCAAGTCGTATGAACATTGGACAAATCTTAGAATTACACCTTGGTATTGCAGCGAAGAACTTAAATATTAAATTTGCTACAAGTGTTTTCGATGGTATTGAAACAGATGAACTATTCAATATCATGAAAGAAGGTAACGTTTCACCGGATGGTAAGATGGTACTTTATGATGGACAAACTGGTGAACGTTATGATGAACGTATTTCAGTAGGTGTTATGTACATGCTTAAGTTATCACATATGATTGATGATAAACTTCATGCGCGTGCAACAGGACCTTACTCACTTGTTACTCAACAACCACTTGGTGGTAAAGCACAAAATGGTGGACAAAGATTTGGAGAGATGGAAGTTTGGGCGCTCTATGCTTATGGAGCTGCAAACACACTTCAAGAAATCCTTACAATTAAGTCTGATGACGTTAATGGACGTACGAAAACTTATGCCGCTATTCAAAATGGTGAGGATATTCCAGAACCTGGAATTCCAGAATCATTCCGAGTACTTAAACATGAACTCCAAGCACTTGCACTTGATGTGAAATTCTTGGACGAAAACAAAGAAGAAATTAAAGAAAGTCTTGTAGATGGTGATGAAGAAGTTGCTTCAGCACCATCGCAAGATGTTCCGCAACCAGAAATTGTTGTGGAAATTGAAGAAACTAATGAGGTTGAATCACTAAACCTTGATGAGCAAGCGTAG
- a CDS encoding alpha/beta hydrolase: protein MESYLKINDEVSLRYAADCVDNPKAIVLINHGFAEHIGRYDHVTEHFNKAGLSVYRYDLRGHGRTDSPKGHIDSYLSFISDCNEMVKFVKDENIGVPVFMLGHSMGGLVTTMYGIAHPYELKGQILSGPAVAPLPPVEGNMGKVLNVVGKSFKKINIRNVVEDDICSVPEVVSAYKNDPDVLRKATAGFMREFLIKAPEFVAKNVSRYRYPVLICHGESDKVVPIEVGEWLYENISSKNKRFIAYPGLYHEILNETMYPEILDTMVEWMFLQLSK, encoded by the coding sequence ATGGAATCTTATTTAAAAATTAATGATGAGGTTTCGCTGCGTTATGCAGCTGATTGTGTTGATAATCCGAAAGCAATTGTTTTAATTAACCATGGTTTTGCGGAGCATATTGGTCGATATGATCACGTTACGGAGCATTTTAATAAGGCAGGACTTAGTGTATATCGTTATGATTTAAGAGGTCATGGTCGTACAGACTCACCGAAAGGTCATATCGATTCATATTTATCATTTATCTCAGATTGTAATGAGATGGTTAAGTTTGTAAAAGATGAGAATATTGGTGTACCTGTTTTTATGTTAGGTCATAGTATGGGTGGTCTTGTTACTACAATGTACGGGATTGCACATCCTTACGAACTAAAAGGGCAAATTTTATCCGGACCTGCAGTAGCACCACTTCCACCCGTGGAAGGAAATATGGGTAAAGTTTTAAATGTTGTTGGTAAGTCCTTTAAGAAGATTAATATTCGAAATGTCGTTGAAGATGATATTTGCTCTGTTCCCGAAGTTGTGAGTGCTTATAAAAATGACCCGGATGTCCTACGTAAAGCTACCGCTGGGTTTATGCGTGAATTTTTAATTAAGGCTCCTGAATTTGTTGCGAAGAATGTATCACGTTATCGTTATCCAGTTTTAATATGTCATGGAGAATCGGATAAAGTGGTTCCAATTGAAGTTGGCGAATGGCTTTATGAAAACATTAGTTCTAAAAACAAACGTTTTATTGCCTATCCGGGACTTTACCATGAAATTCTTAATGAGACGATGTATCCCGAAATTTTGGATACTATGGTTGAGTGGATGTTCCTTCAGTTAAGCAAGTAA
- a CDS encoding inositol monophosphatase family protein, with translation MQSKLVFAKQLVYEAGDYVREHMKEELNIDTKSARNDFVTNVDKGTEKFLADRINAKYPNQNFITEEKMVASTGLDNLWIIDPIDGTSNFIFEKRNFAISVGYYEDQKPVFGIIYDVSRDEMYVGVNGDGAYLNDRKLPMLSQTITLMDSVVYSDTKTLDLMFGDAVKAHDEFMSVRYMGAASLEICGVAAGRHQVYLSRRLKVWDIAAATIILEAVGGAFTYDTCDNKIIFEDKNFEFMCASNPTVIQELKDRR, from the coding sequence ATGCAATCAAAATTAGTATTTGCGAAGCAGTTAGTTTATGAAGCAGGAGACTATGTTCGCGAACATATGAAAGAAGAATTAAATATTGATACAAAATCAGCTCGAAATGATTTTGTCACAAATGTGGATAAAGGCACAGAAAAGTTTCTAGCGGATCGTATTAATGCGAAGTATCCCAATCAAAATTTTATAACAGAAGAAAAAATGGTTGCATCTACAGGTCTAGATAATTTATGGATTATTGATCCTATAGATGGTACTTCAAACTTTATATTTGAAAAACGTAATTTCGCGATATCTGTTGGATATTATGAAGATCAAAAACCTGTATTTGGGATTATTTATGACGTAAGTCGTGATGAGATGTATGTAGGCGTAAACGGGGATGGTGCTTATCTTAATGATCGAAAACTGCCAATGCTATCGCAAACAATTACGTTAATGGATTCTGTTGTTTATTCAGATACGAAGACTTTAGACCTTATGTTTGGTGATGCAGTAAAAGCCCATGATGAGTTTATGTCGGTACGTTATATGGGTGCTGCTTCACTGGAAATTTGTGGTGTTGCTGCTGGACGTCATCAAGTGTATCTTTCACGTCGTTTGAAGGTGTGGGATATTGCCGCCGCAACAATCATTCTTGAGGCAGTTGGTGGTGCATTCACTTACGATACATGCGATAATAAGATTATATTTGAAGATAAGAATTTTGAATTTATGTGTGCTTCAAATCCCACTGTGATTCAGGAATTAAAAGATAGGAGATAA
- a CDS encoding inositol monophosphatase family protein: MNKKAEFTINLVREAGERIKDMMKEDINISLKSSRSDFVTNVDKQTEVFLVSGIKEAYSNQNFLTEEKTVETMGQDHLWIIDPIDGTTNFIYQKQNFSISVGYYHKGEPVFGIVYDVMADEMFVGIVGEGAYLNNIKLPMLDQSILLKDSIVSGDVYRPGLFSLTPEELKPLFITHRFLGSGALEVCHIAAGRWQSYVFPSLKVWDFAAAVIILQCVGGTYHFGDLEDALYFDNEARVFIAASNQNIKDSLKVLL; this comes from the coding sequence ATGAATAAAAAAGCAGAATTTACGATTAATCTTGTACGCGAAGCCGGCGAACGGATTAAAGACATGATGAAAGAAGACATTAATATTAGTTTAAAATCTTCAAGATCTGATTTTGTAACTAATGTCGACAAACAAACTGAGGTGTTTCTAGTCTCAGGTATTAAGGAAGCATATTCAAATCAAAATTTCTTAACTGAAGAAAAAACCGTAGAAACGATGGGACAAGATCATCTCTGGATTATTGATCCCATAGATGGAACCACAAACTTTATTTACCAAAAACAGAATTTCAGTATTTCTGTTGGTTACTACCACAAAGGGGAACCGGTTTTTGGAATTGTTTACGATGTGATGGCAGATGAAATGTTTGTAGGTATTGTTGGAGAGGGAGCATATCTAAATAACATAAAACTACCCATGCTTGATCAATCGATACTATTAAAAGATTCTATTGTTTCTGGTGATGTATACCGTCCTGGTTTATTTAGCTTAACACCTGAAGAGCTAAAACCCTTATTTATTACCCATCGATTTTTAGGGTCTGGAGCTTTGGAGGTTTGTCATATTGCGGCAGGAAGATGGCAGTCTTATGTCTTTCCAAGTCTAAAGGTTTGGGATTTTGCTGCGGCTGTTATTATCTTACAGTGTGTGGGTGGAACGTATCATTTTGGGGATTTGGAAGATGCCCTTTATTTTGATAATGAAGCACGCGTCTTTATTGCGGCATCCAATCAAAATATAAAAGATAGTTTAAAAGTATTATTATAA